The DNA segment gtgtagggTGTTTAGCTtgtgtagggtgtgtagggtgtgtagggtgaggctggtgtagggtgtgtagggtgagGCTGGTGAACTCACCACTACAGCGTTCATGAAGTAGCCTCCCATGAGGGCATAGACTCCTCCGGACGCCCCCACCAGGGCACTGAGGGGGTCGAAGATGGAGCTGGCCAgagagcctgacacacacacacacacacaaggaataaTCATCAGCATCAAAGCTGCAGTCCGACATGCTGGCTGGCCCTGACACAAACAGGATACACATCCTGGGCTCTCAGATCTCATTTTAGCTACTCTCTCTTAACAATAGActccttaaccctaacccctaacacTTAACCCTAACTTGGTTATGAACAACTACATTATACACAACTAcattctaaatgactaaaataacCGGAAGGCgtgtgttatattgttttattattgttgcttgttttttgttttgttttttttcacaggtacacttgcacttatagcagctcatgttgtttaattgtaacttgtttaactacatgctcttatggttcttccctttggcacttattttggttgttcacaatgtgtgcttcatgttttggctactcgcaatgttttgtggctatctcgttgttatgatcagtgacctatgcactttgtaaagctctctcttggaagtcgctttggataaaagcgtctgctaaatgaatacatgtaaatgtaaatgtaaatgttctggcagggacagtgagagagcgagagagagagagagagagagagagagagagagagagagagagagagagaggggggggggaggggttagggttagactcatgaggagagagggagggagagagaggttagggttagactcatgaggagagggagggagaaagagagagagaggggttagggttagattcatgaggagagagagggagaaagagagagagaggggttagggttagattcatgaggagagagagaggggttagactcgtgaggagggagagagagagaggggttagatttatgaggagggagggagagagaggtgttagactcgtgaggagggagagagagagggagagaggggttagatttatgaggagggagggagagagaggggttagactcgtgaggagggagagagagagggagagaggggttagggttagattcatgaggagagagagagaggggttagactcgtgaggagggagagagagagggagaggggttagatttatgaggagggagggagagagaggggttagactcgtgaagagggagagagggttagattcatgaggagatggagggagagagaggggttagactcatgagagagagagagagagagagagggttagattcatgaggagatggaggaagagagagagagagagagagagagagagagagagagagagagagagagagagagagaggggttagactcatgaggagagagagagagagagagagagagggttagattcatgaggagatggaggaagagagagagagagagagagagagagagagagaggggttagactcatgagagagagagagagagagagagagaggggttagactcatgaggagagagagagagagagagagagagagagagagagagagagagagagagagagagagagagagagagagagagagaggggttagactCATGAGGAGGCTGGTGATGGGATGAGTAAGGAGGCGTTGCCGTGGTGACCCGTACCCACCTGCCAGGACGCCGGCCATGTAGACCATGCCCACCTCAAAGCCCTTGTGGACCAGCTCCAGAGGGATGCCCAACAGCAACTGCATCACCAGGTTACCCAGGATATGCTGTACCCTGGGGGTAataaccatacactctgttaccCAGGATATGCTGTACCCTGGGGGTAataaccatacactctgttaccCAGGATATGCTGTACCCTGGGGGTAataaccatacactctgttaccCAGGATATGCTGTACCCTGGGGGTAataaccatacactctgttaccCAGGATATGTAGGTGCTTCCTGTAGCTATGGCTAGCAGTGATAGCTCTGAATCGGCCATCTTACCCGGCGTGGACGAACATGTAGGACAGGAACCTCCAGGCATCCTGGCGCAGGCCTGGCTTGTAGGTGAGAGGGCTGTTCCAGATGCCCTCCCCCAGGGTCACCCACTGCTTCTGGGGCTTCCACGCCGCATAGTAGATAAACACAGCCAGCTGGACAcacacgggagagagagagagagagagagagagagagagagagagagagagagagagagagagagagagagagagcgagagaaagagagaaagagagaaagagagaaagagagaaagagatgtcaATAACGGTAGGGTTTCTTCAGTTGTGGTCTTGGCTGCATGCGAGCTAGCCTGAGCTCTTAGTATCTGATCTATTTAAAGAGAGAACTAGTTCATGTAATAACTGCACAGTGTAGCCACAAAACGTTTCCTTAGTGTGCCAGATGGCTCCAGTAGTTATTCTGGGGTGGCACACTTATCAACATTACTTTTAGTTTAACTGAAACTGTCTCCCcaacacctcccccaccccacccacgcACGCCTCTAACGATACCGTCACTCCCGTGTGTAGCGGGCCCCACCTCTCCAAtgctgatgaggatgatgaagattgGCGGCGGGCAGCAGTTAGCACGCTCCAGGTACGTTTCTCGGATGTCAGAGGGAAGCATCCATCTGGAGATAGACTGGTGCAGCTTCTCACAACATCCAGCcttcctccgctcctctccttcccccagc comes from the Osmerus eperlanus chromosome 7, fOsmEpe2.1, whole genome shotgun sequence genome and includes:
- the rhbdl2 gene encoding rhomboid-related protein 2, which translates into the protein MHLKVASKEHIRIGAQHRCGSSLETQDPGGWMEDIDIEEQAPFPVDRDGKQLGEGEERRKAGCCEKLHQSISRWMLPSDIRETYLERANCCPPPIFIILISIGELAVFIYYAAWKPQKQWVTLGEGIWNSPLTYKPGLRQDAWRFLSYMFVHAGVQHILGNLVMQLLLGIPLELVHKGFEVGMVYMAGVLAGSLASSIFDPLSALVGASGGVYALMGGYFMNAVVNFREMIPLLGVFRILVIVMIVGTDVGFALYRRFLTDSAGMKVSFVAHIGGGVAGMTIGYVFFSCYDKKLLKDPRFWLCIVGYVVFILFAVLFNIFLSPAP